The following are encoded together in the Diachasmimorpha longicaudata isolate KC_UGA_2023 chromosome 3, iyDiaLong2, whole genome shotgun sequence genome:
- the LOC135160289 gene encoding odorant receptor 63a-like isoform X1 — protein sequence MDFWDQDYFRVVKITTCLVGQWPYQTLTELIFFRSVLFVLVVMHLIPRIRALVLYSDNPEIVLSVSSFLVIDTIFVCKILLHSYNLTKVSQPSSPSIFNTDIACLFQMKYLLGKLHDNWSIFSEDELQVLHQWSAAGKKISFIYLGTVLGSCGIWITRPLQLRLGQVFTKANETIRVFPVPVDYGSINVDKYYWSISLLTEFTSLLIGLGVVACDLLFFMYSYHAFGLFATLGYQIEHLPIDSDSGLNEEMHVKRCVKLHYRIIEFAEEIDELYRWIFFTVIGFNMILISMTGVELAVNLTSVQDAVAYISLITSPFGHLFVECLMGQRLIDSSLGVQEYIYNAQWYASSIKSQKMIGLLLMRSQLPCQLTAGKFLVMNFATFNAIVRTSASYFTVLMATQ from the exons ATGGACTTCTGGGATCAAGACTATTTCAGAGTTGTAAAGATAACAACATGTTTAGTGGGCCAATGGCCTTATCAAACATTGACGgagctcattttttttcgttcagtaCTTTTTGTTCTAGTCGTTATGCATTTAATACCGAGG attAGAGCCCTCGTCCTATACAGCGATAACCCTGAGATTGTTCTCAGCGTTAGCAGTTTTCTTGtaattgatacaatatttgTCTGCAAAATTCTCCTCCATTCATACAATTTGACAAAAGTATCTCAACCATCGTCTCCGTCAATTTTTAACACTGATATCGCTTGTCTCTTCCAGATGAAGTATTTGTTAGGCAAACTGCATGACAATTGGAGCATATTCTCAGAAGATGAATTACAAGTACTCCATCAATGGTCTGcagcaggaaaaaaaatatcttttataTATCTAG GAACCGTATTGGGCAGTTGTGGCATATGGATAACTCGCCCACTGCAATTACGTCTTGGACAAGTATTCACAAAAGCAAACGAAACAATACGAGTATTTCCAGTGCCAGTGGACTATGGTTCCATCAATGTGGATAAATATTACTGGAGTATATCACTGTTGACAGAATTTACATCATTACTCATTGGACTTGGAGTAGTTGCTTGCGACTTATTATTCTTCATGTACTCCTATCACGCCTTTGGATTGTTTGCAACGCTCGG ATACCAGATTGAACATCTGCCAATTGATAGTGACAGTGGATTGAACGAGGAGATGCACGTCAAGCGTTGCGTTAAATTGCATTATCGTATCATAGA ATTTGCCGAAGAGATTGACGAACTCTACAGGTGGATCTTCTTTACCGTAATTGGGTTTAATATGATTTTAATCAGTATGACGGGTGTGGAG cTCGCTGTCAATTTGACATCTGTTCAAGACGCTGTAGCTTATATTTCATTAATAACTTCACCATTTGGACATCTTTTCGTGGAGTGCTTGATGGGCCAGCGTCTGATTGATAGTAGTCTTGGTGTGCAAGAATATAT ATACAATGCACAATGGTACGCCAGCTCCATCAAATCTCAAAAGATGATCGGCTTACTCCTCATGAGAAGCCAACTCCCGTGTCAGCTGACCGCTGGGAAATTCTTGGTCATGAATTTCGCGACCTTTAATGCG ATCGTACGAACTTCAGCCTCATATTTCACAGTTCTGATGGCCACGCAATAG
- the LOC135160289 gene encoding odorant receptor 13a-like isoform X5 gives MMDFWDQGYFRVAKISTCLFGQWPYQSSKEIIFSRLIILSLVIIHLIPRIRALVLYGDDPDVVLSASCPLIIDVVFVIKTLNNSYNFRRMKNLLNRIYENWRLFSTNELQILHQYSTAGQKLTTVYLVVLGSAGLFITQPLQLQLVHIIIKTNETMRLFPVPVDYGSINVDKYYWSLTLLTEFTTVLIALGIVSCDALLLMYSYHTFGLFAILGYTIEQLLTDDGNGLSDEMHVKKCIKLHCRIIEFAKELEDLYRWTFFAVVGFNMILISIMAVEVVVNVGSVAKMIQYGSLTVSPFGHLYLECLIGQRLIDDSLGIQSYISNAQWYATSIKAQKMIGMFLMRSQFPCQLTAGKLLVMNFETFNAIVRTSASYFTVLLATQ, from the exons ATGATGGACTTCTGGGACCAAGGCTATTTCAGAGTTGCCAAGATAAGCACATGTTTGTTTGGACAATGGCCCTATCAATCATCTaaagagataattttttcacgtttaaTAATACTTTCTCTAGTCATTATTCATCTGATACCGAGG ATCAGGGCTCTAGTGCTGTACGGTGATGACCCTGACGTTGTTCTCAGTGCTAGCTGTCCTCTAATCATTGATGTAGTATTTGTCATCAAAACTCTCAACAATTCCTATAATTTCAGAAGG atgaaaaatctattgaaCAGAATTTACGAGAATtggagattattttcaacgaatgAATTGCAAATACTCCATCAGTACTCCACAGCCGGACAGAAATTAACAACGGTATATCTAG TGGTACTGGGCAGTGCTGGTTTATTCATAACTCAACCATTGCAACTCCAACTTGTGCACATAATCATAAAAACAAACGAAACAATGAGACTATTTCCGGTGCCTGTGGACTATGGTTCAATAAATGTGGACAAATATTATTGGAGTCTCACACTACTAACTGAATTTACAACAGTACTCATTGCGCTTGGAATTGTCAGTTGTGATGCGTTATTACTCATGTACTCGTATCACACCTTTGGATTATTCGCAATACTGGG ATACACTATTGAACAGCTACTGACCGATGATGGTAATGGATTGAGTGATGAGATGCATGTCAAGAAGTGCATTAAACTGCATTGCCGGATCATAGA ATTTGCCAAAGAACTTGAGGACCTCTACCGATGGACATTTTTCGCTGTTGTAGGCTTTAATATGATTTTAATCAGTATAATGGCGGTAGAG GTCGTAGTCAATGTGGGATCTGTTGCAAAAATGATCCAGTATGGTTCACTAACTGTTTCACCATTTGGACATCTTTATCTGGAATGCCTGATCGGACAGCGTCTGATAGATGATAGTCTTGGCATACAATCGTATAT ATCAAATGCACAGTGGTACGCCACCTCAATAAAAGCCCAAAAGATGATAGGCATGTTCCTAATGAGGAGTCAATTCCCGTGTCAGCTGACGGCTGGGAAATTGCTGGTCATGAATTTCGAGACCTTTAACGCG ATTGTACGAACTTCAGCTTCATACTTCACAGTTCTCCTAGCTACGCAATAG
- the LOC135160289 gene encoding odorant receptor 13a-like isoform X3: protein MMDFWDQGYFRVAKISTCLFGQWPYQSSKEIIFSRLIILSLVIIHLIPRIRALVLYGDDPDVVLSASCPLIIDVVFVIKTLNNSYNFRRMKNLLNRIYENWRLFSTNELQILHQYSTAGQKLTTVYLVVVLGSAGLFITQPLQLQLVHIIIKTNETMRLFPVPVDYGSINVDKYYWSLTLLTEFTTVLIALGIVSCDALLLMYSYHTFGLFAILGYTIEQLLTDDGNGLSDEMHVKKCIKLHCRIIEFAKELEDLYRWTFFAVVGFNMILISIMAVEVVVNVGSVAKMIQYGSLTVSPFGHLYLECLIGQRLIDDSLGIQSYISNAQWYATSIKAQKMIGMFLMRSQFPCQLTAGKLLVMNFETFNAIVRTSASYFTVLLATQ, encoded by the exons ATGATGGACTTCTGGGACCAAGGCTATTTCAGAGTTGCCAAGATAAGCACATGTTTGTTTGGACAATGGCCCTATCAATCATCTaaagagataattttttcacgtttaaTAATACTTTCTCTAGTCATTATTCATCTGATACCGAGG ATCAGGGCTCTAGTGCTGTACGGTGATGACCCTGACGTTGTTCTCAGTGCTAGCTGTCCTCTAATCATTGATGTAGTATTTGTCATCAAAACTCTCAACAATTCCTATAATTTCAGAAGG atgaaaaatctattgaaCAGAATTTACGAGAATtggagattattttcaacgaatgAATTGCAAATACTCCATCAGTACTCCACAGCCGGACAGAAATTAACAACGGTATATCTAG TAGTGGTACTGGGCAGTGCTGGTTTATTCATAACTCAACCATTGCAACTCCAACTTGTGCACATAATCATAAAAACAAACGAAACAATGAGACTATTTCCGGTGCCTGTGGACTATGGTTCAATAAATGTGGACAAATATTATTGGAGTCTCACACTACTAACTGAATTTACAACAGTACTCATTGCGCTTGGAATTGTCAGTTGTGATGCGTTATTACTCATGTACTCGTATCACACCTTTGGATTATTCGCAATACTGGG ATACACTATTGAACAGCTACTGACCGATGATGGTAATGGATTGAGTGATGAGATGCATGTCAAGAAGTGCATTAAACTGCATTGCCGGATCATAGA ATTTGCCAAAGAACTTGAGGACCTCTACCGATGGACATTTTTCGCTGTTGTAGGCTTTAATATGATTTTAATCAGTATAATGGCGGTAGAG GTCGTAGTCAATGTGGGATCTGTTGCAAAAATGATCCAGTATGGTTCACTAACTGTTTCACCATTTGGACATCTTTATCTGGAATGCCTGATCGGACAGCGTCTGATAGATGATAGTCTTGGCATACAATCGTATAT ATCAAATGCACAGTGGTACGCCACCTCAATAAAAGCCCAAAAGATGATAGGCATGTTCCTAATGAGGAGTCAATTCCCGTGTCAGCTGACGGCTGGGAAATTGCTGGTCATGAATTTCGAGACCTTTAACGCG ATTGTACGAACTTCAGCTTCATACTTCACAGTTCTCCTAGCTACGCAATAG
- the LOC135160289 gene encoding odorant receptor 63a-like isoform X6, with the protein MDFWDQDYFRVVKITTCLVGQWPYQTLTELIFFRSVLFVLVVMHLIPRIRALVLYSDNPEIVLSVSSFLMKYLLGKLHDNWSIFSEDELQVLHQWSAAGKKISFIYLGTVLGSCGIWITRPLQLRLGQVFTKANETIRVFPVPVDYGSINVDKYYWSISLLTEFTSLLIGLGVVACDLLFFMYSYHAFGLFATLGYQIEHLPIDSDSGLNEEMHVKRCVKLHYRIIEFAEEIDELYRWIFFTVIGFNMILISMTGVELAVNLTSVQDAVAYISLITSPFGHLFVECLMGQRLIDSSLGVQEYIYNAQWYASSIKSQKMIGLLLMRSQLPCQLTAGKFLVMNFATFNAIVRTSASYFTVLMATQ; encoded by the exons ATGGACTTCTGGGATCAAGACTATTTCAGAGTTGTAAAGATAACAACATGTTTAGTGGGCCAATGGCCTTATCAAACATTGACGgagctcattttttttcgttcagtaCTTTTTGTTCTAGTCGTTATGCATTTAATACCGAGG attAGAGCCCTCGTCCTATACAGCGATAACCCTGAGATTGTTCTCAGCGTTAGCAGTTTTCTT ATGAAGTATTTGTTAGGCAAACTGCATGACAATTGGAGCATATTCTCAGAAGATGAATTACAAGTACTCCATCAATGGTCTGcagcaggaaaaaaaatatcttttataTATCTAG GAACCGTATTGGGCAGTTGTGGCATATGGATAACTCGCCCACTGCAATTACGTCTTGGACAAGTATTCACAAAAGCAAACGAAACAATACGAGTATTTCCAGTGCCAGTGGACTATGGTTCCATCAATGTGGATAAATATTACTGGAGTATATCACTGTTGACAGAATTTACATCATTACTCATTGGACTTGGAGTAGTTGCTTGCGACTTATTATTCTTCATGTACTCCTATCACGCCTTTGGATTGTTTGCAACGCTCGG ATACCAGATTGAACATCTGCCAATTGATAGTGACAGTGGATTGAACGAGGAGATGCACGTCAAGCGTTGCGTTAAATTGCATTATCGTATCATAGA ATTTGCCGAAGAGATTGACGAACTCTACAGGTGGATCTTCTTTACCGTAATTGGGTTTAATATGATTTTAATCAGTATGACGGGTGTGGAG cTCGCTGTCAATTTGACATCTGTTCAAGACGCTGTAGCTTATATTTCATTAATAACTTCACCATTTGGACATCTTTTCGTGGAGTGCTTGATGGGCCAGCGTCTGATTGATAGTAGTCTTGGTGTGCAAGAATATAT ATACAATGCACAATGGTACGCCAGCTCCATCAAATCTCAAAAGATGATCGGCTTACTCCTCATGAGAAGCCAACTCCCGTGTCAGCTGACCGCTGGGAAATTCTTGGTCATGAATTTCGCGACCTTTAATGCG ATCGTACGAACTTCAGCCTCATATTTCACAGTTCTGATGGCCACGCAATAG
- the LOC135160289 gene encoding odorant receptor 63a-like isoform X4 translates to MDFWDQDYFRVVKITTCLVGQWPYQTLTELIFFRSVLFVLVVMHLIPRIRALVLYSDNPEIVLSVSSFLVIDTIFVCKILLHSYNLTKMKYLLGKLHDNWSIFSEDELQVLHQWSAAGKKISFIYLGTVLGSCGIWITRPLQLRLGQVFTKANETIRVFPVPVDYGSINVDKYYWSISLLTEFTSLLIGLGVVACDLLFFMYSYHAFGLFATLGYQIEHLPIDSDSGLNEEMHVKRCVKLHYRIIEFAEEIDELYRWIFFTVIGFNMILISMTGVELAVNLTSVQDAVAYISLITSPFGHLFVECLMGQRLIDSSLGVQEYIYNAQWYASSIKSQKMIGLLLMRSQLPCQLTAGKFLVMNFATFNAIVRTSASYFTVLMATQ, encoded by the exons ATGGACTTCTGGGATCAAGACTATTTCAGAGTTGTAAAGATAACAACATGTTTAGTGGGCCAATGGCCTTATCAAACATTGACGgagctcattttttttcgttcagtaCTTTTTGTTCTAGTCGTTATGCATTTAATACCGAGG attAGAGCCCTCGTCCTATACAGCGATAACCCTGAGATTGTTCTCAGCGTTAGCAGTTTTCTTGtaattgatacaatatttgTCTGCAAAATTCTCCTCCATTCATACAATTTGACAAAA ATGAAGTATTTGTTAGGCAAACTGCATGACAATTGGAGCATATTCTCAGAAGATGAATTACAAGTACTCCATCAATGGTCTGcagcaggaaaaaaaatatcttttataTATCTAG GAACCGTATTGGGCAGTTGTGGCATATGGATAACTCGCCCACTGCAATTACGTCTTGGACAAGTATTCACAAAAGCAAACGAAACAATACGAGTATTTCCAGTGCCAGTGGACTATGGTTCCATCAATGTGGATAAATATTACTGGAGTATATCACTGTTGACAGAATTTACATCATTACTCATTGGACTTGGAGTAGTTGCTTGCGACTTATTATTCTTCATGTACTCCTATCACGCCTTTGGATTGTTTGCAACGCTCGG ATACCAGATTGAACATCTGCCAATTGATAGTGACAGTGGATTGAACGAGGAGATGCACGTCAAGCGTTGCGTTAAATTGCATTATCGTATCATAGA ATTTGCCGAAGAGATTGACGAACTCTACAGGTGGATCTTCTTTACCGTAATTGGGTTTAATATGATTTTAATCAGTATGACGGGTGTGGAG cTCGCTGTCAATTTGACATCTGTTCAAGACGCTGTAGCTTATATTTCATTAATAACTTCACCATTTGGACATCTTTTCGTGGAGTGCTTGATGGGCCAGCGTCTGATTGATAGTAGTCTTGGTGTGCAAGAATATAT ATACAATGCACAATGGTACGCCAGCTCCATCAAATCTCAAAAGATGATCGGCTTACTCCTCATGAGAAGCCAACTCCCGTGTCAGCTGACCGCTGGGAAATTCTTGGTCATGAATTTCGCGACCTTTAATGCG ATCGTACGAACTTCAGCCTCATATTTCACAGTTCTGATGGCCACGCAATAG
- the LOC135160289 gene encoding odorant receptor 63a-like isoform X2 has product MDFWDQDYFRVVKITTCLVGQWPYQTLTELIFFRSVLFVLVVMHLIPRIRALVLYSDNPEIVLSVSSFLVIDTIFVCKILLHSYNLTKVSQPSSPSIFNTDIACLFQMKYLLGKLHDNWSIFSEDELQVLHQWSAAGKKISFIYLGTVLGSCGIWITRPLQLRLGQVFTKANETIRVFPVPVDYGSINVDKYYWSISLLTEFTSLLIGLGVVACDLLFFMYSYHAFGLFATLGYQIEHLPIDSDSGLNEEMHVKRCVKLHYRIIEFAEEIDELYRWIFFTVIGFNMILISMTGVELAVNLTSVQDAVAYISLITSPFGHLFVECLMGQRLIDSSLGVQEYIYNAQWYASSIKSQKMIGLLLMRSQLPCQLTAGKFLVMNFATFNAF; this is encoded by the exons ATGGACTTCTGGGATCAAGACTATTTCAGAGTTGTAAAGATAACAACATGTTTAGTGGGCCAATGGCCTTATCAAACATTGACGgagctcattttttttcgttcagtaCTTTTTGTTCTAGTCGTTATGCATTTAATACCGAGG attAGAGCCCTCGTCCTATACAGCGATAACCCTGAGATTGTTCTCAGCGTTAGCAGTTTTCTTGtaattgatacaatatttgTCTGCAAAATTCTCCTCCATTCATACAATTTGACAAAAGTATCTCAACCATCGTCTCCGTCAATTTTTAACACTGATATCGCTTGTCTCTTCCAGATGAAGTATTTGTTAGGCAAACTGCATGACAATTGGAGCATATTCTCAGAAGATGAATTACAAGTACTCCATCAATGGTCTGcagcaggaaaaaaaatatcttttataTATCTAG GAACCGTATTGGGCAGTTGTGGCATATGGATAACTCGCCCACTGCAATTACGTCTTGGACAAGTATTCACAAAAGCAAACGAAACAATACGAGTATTTCCAGTGCCAGTGGACTATGGTTCCATCAATGTGGATAAATATTACTGGAGTATATCACTGTTGACAGAATTTACATCATTACTCATTGGACTTGGAGTAGTTGCTTGCGACTTATTATTCTTCATGTACTCCTATCACGCCTTTGGATTGTTTGCAACGCTCGG ATACCAGATTGAACATCTGCCAATTGATAGTGACAGTGGATTGAACGAGGAGATGCACGTCAAGCGTTGCGTTAAATTGCATTATCGTATCATAGA ATTTGCCGAAGAGATTGACGAACTCTACAGGTGGATCTTCTTTACCGTAATTGGGTTTAATATGATTTTAATCAGTATGACGGGTGTGGAG cTCGCTGTCAATTTGACATCTGTTCAAGACGCTGTAGCTTATATTTCATTAATAACTTCACCATTTGGACATCTTTTCGTGGAGTGCTTGATGGGCCAGCGTCTGATTGATAGTAGTCTTGGTGTGCAAGAATATAT ATACAATGCACAATGGTACGCCAGCTCCATCAAATCTCAAAAGATGATCGGCTTACTCCTCATGAGAAGCCAACTCCCGTGTCAGCTGACCGCTGGGAAATTCTTGGTCATGAATTTCGCGACCTTTAATGCG TTCTGA